The following are from one region of the Phycisphaerae bacterium genome:
- a CDS encoding DEAD/DEAH box helicase has product MLVPMTRDEVCSRFLDSLSFDLYAYQEEALLAWFQEAGGVMVCAPTGMGKTLIAEAAVFEALHTRRRLYYTTPLIALTDQKFRELQLLAENWGFSRDDVGLITGNRRVNPDALVRVVVAEILLNHLLSTDPALADMTYVDAVVMDEFHSFNDMERGIVWELSLVLLPAHVRVLLLSATVGNPTEFAAWLRTSHGRAIRVVVSNERRVPLEFVWIEDKLLTEQLAAMVSPEDEQNRSPALVFCFNRDECWETAEKLKGLSVIGAETRKAIETQLDERIEDFKEGVGPKLRQMLIRGVGVHHAGVLPKHKEIVEDLFQQKLVPFVICTETLAAGINLPARSVVLSTLLKGKPGERKLIPSASAHQIFGRAGRPQFDSRGFVFALPHEDDVKIFKWKLKYDQLDPRSKDLGIMKARKELERKRPTRRKTEQYWSQGQLKTLIEAGPAKLYSRSMIPYSVLIFLLTKTGTLHETRAFVSKRFNEPGRIASYQEQLDFMVGNLAALGYLTRSADGDHVTLHESIYRLLNFRGVDPLYGMYLVEQLNRADYAEKLLALDSVLEVPPVILRKVRIPDREAGPLERDVMVPLMISMGVVLTKMPSAEGDGGDDDVRYPEDDPWWDGVSRNRPPNFPEMLKLAFEARLTAPEPVFVQSKFIAGDVFEDEDFYRFVRNRELVKQEGLILRHLLRLVTLSEEFYGMTEDPDYQRVSESATKVCQAVDPRYTDKYLSDLKEIRKLAAAEIKLK; this is encoded by the coding sequence ATGCTAGTTCCCATGACGCGCGACGAAGTCTGCAGCCGGTTTCTCGATTCTCTTTCGTTCGATTTGTACGCCTATCAGGAAGAGGCGCTGCTCGCGTGGTTTCAGGAAGCGGGCGGGGTGATGGTCTGCGCGCCGACCGGCATGGGAAAAACACTGATTGCCGAGGCTGCCGTCTTCGAGGCATTGCATACACGCCGTCGGCTGTACTACACGACGCCGCTCATCGCACTGACCGACCAGAAATTCCGAGAATTGCAGCTCCTCGCTGAGAACTGGGGATTCAGCCGTGACGATGTCGGACTGATCACCGGCAATCGTCGCGTGAATCCGGACGCGCTGGTGCGCGTTGTGGTCGCGGAAATACTGCTGAATCATCTACTCTCCACGGATCCCGCCCTGGCGGACATGACGTATGTGGACGCCGTGGTGATGGACGAGTTCCACTCCTTCAATGACATGGAGCGCGGCATCGTATGGGAGTTGTCCCTTGTGCTCCTGCCGGCACATGTCCGCGTGCTGCTCCTGTCCGCGACAGTCGGCAATCCGACAGAATTTGCCGCATGGTTGCGAACGTCGCATGGTCGCGCGATTCGGGTCGTTGTATCGAATGAACGCCGCGTCCCGCTTGAGTTTGTATGGATCGAGGACAAGCTGCTGACGGAGCAACTCGCGGCGATGGTCTCGCCCGAAGACGAGCAGAATCGCTCGCCTGCGCTGGTGTTCTGCTTCAATCGCGACGAATGCTGGGAAACAGCCGAAAAGCTCAAGGGTCTGTCGGTAATCGGCGCCGAAACACGAAAGGCGATTGAAACACAGCTCGACGAACGAATAGAAGATTTCAAGGAGGGCGTCGGTCCGAAGCTGCGACAGATGTTGATTCGCGGCGTCGGTGTTCACCACGCGGGCGTCCTGCCCAAACACAAGGAGATCGTTGAGGACCTGTTTCAGCAGAAGCTTGTGCCGTTTGTCATATGCACCGAAACGCTGGCGGCGGGCATCAATCTGCCCGCGCGATCGGTTGTCCTGAGCACGCTGCTCAAGGGGAAGCCTGGCGAACGCAAACTCATTCCTTCGGCGTCGGCCCACCAGATATTCGGGCGAGCCGGACGGCCGCAGTTCGACTCCCGGGGCTTCGTGTTCGCATTGCCGCATGAGGATGACGTCAAAATTTTCAAATGGAAGTTGAAGTACGATCAGTTGGATCCGCGGTCGAAGGATCTCGGCATCATGAAGGCGCGGAAGGAACTGGAACGCAAACGCCCGACTCGCCGCAAGACCGAACAGTACTGGTCCCAAGGTCAACTCAAGACCCTGATCGAGGCCGGCCCGGCGAAACTATACAGCCGGTCGATGATTCCTTATTCGGTGCTCATCTTTCTGCTGACGAAGACCGGCACCCTGCATGAGACGCGGGCCTTCGTGTCGAAGCGATTCAACGAACCCGGACGAATCGCCTCCTATCAGGAGCAACTTGATTTCATGGTTGGCAATCTGGCAGCGCTGGGCTATCTCACGCGCTCGGCCGATGGCGACCACGTGACTCTGCATGAAAGCATCTATCGGCTGCTAAATTTTAGAGGCGTTGATCCCTTGTACGGGATGTACCTTGTAGAGCAACTGAATCGGGCCGATTACGCGGAAAAGCTGCTCGCGCTTGACTCCGTGCTGGAAGTGCCGCCGGTCATTCTGCGGAAGGTTCGAATTCCCGATCGCGAGGCGGGGCCGCTGGAACGCGACGTCATGGTTCCGCTGATGATTTCGATGGGCGTCGTGCTTACGAAGATGCCGTCGGCGGAGGGCGACGGCGGTGATGATGACGTTCGGTATCCGGAGGATGATCCGTGGTGGGACGGTGTATCCCGCAACCGGCCGCCCAATTTCCCGGAAATGCTCAAATTGGCGTTCGAAGCCCGTTTGACCGCGCCGGAGCCGGTCTTCGTTCAATCGAAGTTCATTGCGGGCGACGTGTTCGAGGATGAAGACTTCTACCGGTTTGTCCGCAATCGGGAATTGGTGAAGCAGGAAGGATTGATTCTGCGCCATCTGCTTCGACTTGTTACACTCTCGGAGGAGTTCTACGGAATGACCGAAGACCCGGATTATCAGCGCGTCAGCGAGTCCGCAACCAAGGTATGCCAGGCGGTCGATCCGCGGTACACAGACAAGTACCTGTCTGATCTGAAGGAGATTCGCAAGCTGGCCGCCGCCGAAATCAAGTTAAAGTGA
- a CDS encoding SpoIIE family protein phosphatase gives MSATHNHDTAAGPHALCEKQIHDLQAVLEVTRDIIGIGELVPLLRRIETAALRVLECERATIFLLDRERGELVSRVSTGVDEIRFSVEQGIAGEVARTGEIINVPDAYADPRFNPEIDRKTGFKTRNMVTFPLVGFDRTIVGVLQVLNKRDGHFDPWDHDLVETFGAQVGVAVQRQILLEHFAQKQRLESDLNIARDIQRELIPKSAPDLDEFDIAGWNKPADQTGGDCFDYFMLPDGSLAMTIADATGHGIGPALMIAECRALFRATASMSTQLDQIIGRINDLLCDDLPDDRFVTAFFGILTPQRKRLSYLSAGHGPIIHYHRATGCIEELPANGVPLGIMREVDWPEPATFEMDSGDIVLLITDGYFEWKNASGEQFGTERILQIVRKLHERPAAEIIAALNAAVLDFADGVPQADDLTTLIVKKN, from the coding sequence ATGAGCGCCACACACAACCACGACACGGCAGCGGGCCCGCACGCCCTCTGCGAGAAACAGATCCATGACCTCCAGGCCGTGCTGGAAGTCACGCGCGACATCATCGGCATTGGTGAACTCGTGCCGCTTCTTCGTCGCATCGAGACTGCCGCGCTGCGCGTGCTTGAATGTGAACGGGCCACCATCTTTCTTCTGGACCGCGAGCGCGGAGAACTGGTCAGTCGGGTATCGACCGGCGTGGACGAGATTCGATTCAGCGTGGAACAAGGCATTGCAGGCGAAGTTGCCAGAACCGGCGAAATCATCAACGTGCCGGACGCCTATGCCGATCCCCGATTCAACCCGGAGATCGACCGCAAAACAGGCTTCAAGACGCGCAACATGGTCACTTTTCCTCTCGTCGGGTTTGATCGGACGATCGTCGGCGTGCTACAGGTGCTCAACAAGCGAGACGGGCATTTCGACCCCTGGGATCACGACCTGGTTGAGACTTTCGGGGCGCAAGTTGGCGTCGCTGTTCAACGGCAAATTCTGCTGGAGCATTTCGCGCAGAAACAGCGGCTCGAGTCGGACCTGAACATTGCCCGCGACATTCAGCGGGAATTGATCCCCAAATCGGCTCCAGACCTTGACGAGTTCGATATCGCCGGCTGGAACAAGCCCGCAGATCAGACGGGCGGCGACTGCTTCGATTACTTCATGCTGCCAGACGGCTCGCTCGCGATGACCATCGCCGACGCAACCGGCCACGGCATCGGACCGGCACTGATGATCGCTGAATGCCGCGCTCTCTTCCGCGCGACGGCGTCGATGTCAACGCAACTGGACCAGATCATCGGGCGAATCAATGATCTGCTGTGCGACGACTTGCCCGACGACCGCTTCGTCACCGCTTTTTTCGGCATTCTTACACCTCAGCGAAAGCGGCTCAGCTACCTCAGCGCAGGCCACGGACCGATTATTCATTACCACCGCGCCACCGGCTGCATCGAAGAATTGCCCGCCAATGGCGTTCCGCTCGGAATCATGCGTGAAGTGGACTGGCCCGAGCCGGCGACCTTTGAAATGGACTCCGGCGATATTGTCCTGCTGATCACTGACGGCTACTTTGAATGGAAGAACGCTTCCGGCGAGCAATTCGGCACGGAGCGCATCCTGCAAATCGTGCGCAAGCTTCACGAACGCCCCGCCGCCGAGATCATTGCGGCACTGAACGCGGCCGTTCTCGATTTCGCCGACGGCGTACCGCAGGCCGACGACCTCACCACACTGATCGTCAAGAAGAATTAG